The Novipirellula artificiosorum genome window below encodes:
- a CDS encoding GGDEF domain-containing protein: protein MSTAPKTDPSKATSNQDHMTPFAIAKQALGFVAQFRTPPTPDVYEVWYRYAEGSNTPLCEQLSYAVNDAESADAELLEQLHQQFFTSGDQAELNQQLGEGLSKTIGSVESIIHDQQSAGNAFQSSVRSASASLDEDAATVDDLKACVASVLQSNHRMQEQLSQMASRLEESHRQVTTLRDRYFESQKKLMTDPLTGVGNRLFFDTIIASALEHQERGKRHFFLLLVDLDKFKLVNDTFGHAAGDQVLRFVATNIERLAGDASVARYGGDEFAIFLNSIDMDEGVHLAETVCQFFAKNKMTLNDTHEYLGQLTSSIGGALLRANDNHETWFERADKLLYSAKNGGRNRVMVERKLD from the coding sequence TTGAGCACTGCCCCCAAAACCGATCCGTCCAAAGCAACTTCCAACCAGGATCACATGACCCCATTTGCGATCGCAAAGCAAGCTCTCGGATTTGTTGCCCAGTTTCGTACGCCACCCACCCCCGATGTCTACGAAGTGTGGTATCGCTACGCAGAGGGATCGAACACGCCCCTGTGTGAACAGCTTTCCTACGCTGTCAATGATGCTGAATCAGCGGATGCCGAACTGCTCGAGCAACTACATCAGCAGTTCTTTACGAGTGGTGACCAAGCCGAATTGAATCAGCAGCTCGGAGAAGGCTTGTCCAAGACCATTGGCTCGGTCGAATCGATCATCCATGATCAGCAATCGGCAGGTAACGCATTCCAGTCTTCAGTTCGCTCAGCGAGTGCCAGTTTGGATGAAGATGCAGCGACGGTCGATGACTTGAAAGCTTGTGTGGCATCGGTGCTGCAGAGTAACCACCGAATGCAAGAGCAGCTCAGTCAGATGGCAAGCCGTCTTGAAGAATCGCATCGCCAAGTCACTACGTTGCGAGATCGTTATTTCGAATCGCAAAAAAAGTTGATGACGGATCCTCTGACGGGTGTCGGCAACCGCTTGTTTTTTGACACCATCATTGCCAGCGCGCTGGAACATCAAGAGCGGGGTAAGCGGCACTTTTTCCTGCTGCTTGTGGATCTGGATAAATTCAAGTTGGTCAATGACACCTTCGGTCATGCAGCCGGTGATCAGGTTCTACGTTTTGTCGCAACCAATATCGAACGGTTAGCCGGAGATGCATCGGTCGCTCGCTACGGAGGCGATGAGTTCGCCATTTTTCTCAATTCGATTGACATGGACGAGGGAGTTCATCTCGCAGAAACAGTTTGTCAGTTTTTTGCGAAAAACAAGATGACGCTAAACGATACCCATGAGTATTTGGGGCAGTTGACCTCTTCGATTGGTGGGGCCTTGTTACGAGCGAACGACAATCACGAAACTTGGTTCGAACGCGCCGACAAACTACTCTACAGTGCAAAGAACGGTGGCCGTAATCGCGTGATGGTGGAGCGGAAATTGGACTGA
- a CDS encoding transposase has product MVSYCTHGITNAFAEGINSKIMSIKRRVGGDRNRENFKNSDLLLLWRARSLPTLNPHGPKRAS; this is encoded by the coding sequence GTGGTCAGCTACTGCACGCATGGGATCACCAATGCATTTGCCGAGGGCATCAACAGCAAGATCATGTCGATCAAACGCCGCGTTGGCGGCGACAGAAACCGTGAGAACTTCAAAAACAGCGATCTACTTTTACTATGGCGGGCTCGATCTCTACCCACACTAAACCCGCATGGACCGAAAAGGGCTTCCTAA